One part of the Pseudomonadota bacterium genome encodes these proteins:
- a CDS encoding redoxin domain-containing protein produces the protein MRLRSILLLILCVFFLQACATPGPQIESLPVLSFNAPVNAGAGDYLGLSPGVKTFSPSDVDARVMVVEVFQVQCFHCQKEAHDVNELFEQINQEGLYSQVKVMAIAYGNTPFEVAMYARKYHVPFATIADPGQQTIDVDATPAYFILEPLSGGGARVLYSKYGALPETDQFIRIIKERSGLK, from the coding sequence ATGCGTTTACGTTCTATCTTGTTATTAATCCTGTGTGTGTTCTTTTTACAGGCCTGTGCAACTCCGGGGCCGCAGATTGAGTCTTTGCCGGTGTTGTCGTTCAATGCTCCGGTTAATGCCGGTGCCGGAGATTACCTGGGACTTTCCCCAGGGGTTAAAACTTTTTCCCCGAGCGATGTTGATGCCCGGGTTATGGTGGTCGAGGTTTTTCAGGTCCAGTGCTTTCATTGTCAGAAAGAAGCCCATGATGTGAATGAGTTGTTTGAACAGATTAACCAGGAAGGATTGTATAGCCAGGTGAAAGTGATGGCAATTGCCTATGGCAATACCCCTTTTGAAGTTGCCATGTATGCCCGCAAATACCATGTGCCGTTTGCCACGATTGCCGATCCCGGCCAGCAAACTATCGATGTTGATGCCACCCCGGCTTATTTTATCCTTGAACCGCTGTCGGGTGGAGGCGCCCGGGTTCTCTATTCCAAGTACGGGGCACTCCCGGAAACAGACCAGTTTATCAGGATTATTAAGGAACGTTCCGGATTGAAGTAA
- a CDS encoding methyl-accepting chemotaxis protein produces the protein MAADHKHTDQTLPDDTIERIRQIALDAGKMVIEIADVAGAVEIIDQQSEQQTREFGNLNQAAREMEAKTTDINEAVQAGIEVSEEAVMDLQTSRKQADSSLKEIEQLAVSVQEIAAALRELGKTLGEVRGVAQTIRSIAGQTNLLALNATIEAARAGDAGRGFAVVASEVKALAGQTAEATKHIDETLDTLTGEIEKLQQKSDQGAENSIHSQEGTREIGAAIEMISQAVNKMNDSLGHIGSNTKEITGSVNQVVDTLTTLDQSLEESCSNIGNSKKRLNLLRGFGETLVQVTNQLGIETVDSNFINEVKETANQIGTAMEEAVEQNKLGINDLFDQNYQPVAGTDPQQLTTRATTILENILPKFQEDLLSRNPELIFAVSVDTNGYLPVHNRKYSQPQRPNDPAWNVANCRNRRMFNDRVGLAAGRNTKPFLFQAYRRDMGGGNFVMMKDISAPVLVNGRHWGGLRIAMKN, from the coding sequence ATGGCTGCCGACCATAAACATACTGACCAGACCTTGCCCGATGATACCATTGAACGTATTCGGCAAATTGCCCTTGATGCCGGAAAAATGGTCATTGAGATTGCTGATGTAGCCGGTGCAGTTGAGATAATCGACCAGCAGAGTGAGCAGCAGACTCGGGAATTTGGAAATCTCAATCAAGCTGCCAGAGAAATGGAAGCGAAAACCACTGATATCAATGAGGCGGTCCAGGCAGGAATTGAAGTGTCGGAAGAAGCCGTAATGGATCTGCAGACCTCCCGTAAACAGGCAGACAGTTCACTGAAAGAGATTGAACAACTGGCGGTCTCGGTGCAGGAAATTGCCGCAGCTCTCAGGGAGCTGGGCAAAACCCTGGGCGAAGTCAGGGGAGTGGCACAAACCATTCGTTCCATTGCCGGACAAACCAATCTGCTGGCACTGAATGCCACTATTGAAGCTGCCCGGGCCGGGGATGCCGGACGCGGATTTGCGGTTGTCGCCAGCGAGGTAAAGGCATTGGCCGGCCAGACCGCTGAAGCCACCAAGCATATTGATGAAACCCTCGACACCCTGACCGGTGAGATTGAAAAGCTGCAGCAAAAAAGCGACCAGGGGGCGGAAAATTCCATCCACAGCCAGGAAGGCACCCGGGAAATAGGTGCCGCCATTGAAATGATTTCCCAGGCAGTCAATAAAATGAATGACAGTCTCGGTCATATCGGCTCAAATACTAAAGAAATAACCGGCAGCGTCAACCAGGTTGTTGATACGCTGACGACCCTGGACCAAAGTCTTGAGGAAAGCTGCAGCAACATCGGCAACTCAAAGAAGCGACTGAACCTTCTGCGCGGCTTTGGTGAAACCCTGGTTCAGGTGACCAACCAACTGGGGATTGAAACTGTTGACAGCAATTTTATCAATGAAGTCAAGGAAACCGCCAATCAGATCGGAACCGCCATGGAAGAAGCGGTTGAGCAAAATAAACTGGGAATCAATGATTTGTTTGATCAGAACTATCAACCCGTTGCCGGAACCGATCCACAGCAGCTTACCACCCGGGCAACCACCATCCTGGAAAATATACTGCCAAAATTCCAGGAAGATTTATTAAGCCGGAATCCTGAGCTTATTTTCGCCGTCTCGGTCGATACCAATGGCTACCTGCCGGTACATAACCGCAAGTACTCCCAGCCCCAACGCCCCAATGACCCGGCATGGAACGTCGCCAACTGCCGCAATCGGCGGATGTTTAATGACCGGGTAGGTTTGGCTGCCGGACGCAACACGAAGCCCTTTCTGTTTCAGGCTTATCGCCGGGATATGGGCGGCGGAAATTTTGTCATGATGAAGGATATTTCAGCCCCCGTCTTGGTGAATGGACGTCATTGGGGTGGTTTAAGGATCGCGATGAAAAACTGA
- a CDS encoding phosphoribosyltransferase family protein, translating into MSNTLFDLPRLRQRTGVFRDRKHAGQVLAEMLQEWKGSKALVLAVPSGGVPVAVKLAEALDLSLDVAVVSKILLPWNTEAGFGAVAFDGSVWINKEYVEYFDLDQPTIEKQTQEALEKVQRRVKLFRADRPWPDLENQAVILVDDGIAAGSTLRVALMALHHSGVGKTIVTVPTAHRESLVRIMDRVEALYCANIRGGPQFAVAAAYQQWDDVDETAASRMLKLFRDSCTHSGPFNCSP; encoded by the coding sequence ATGAGTAATACATTATTTGATCTGCCCCGATTGCGCCAGAGAACAGGTGTGTTCAGGGATCGAAAACATGCCGGGCAGGTGCTTGCGGAGATGTTGCAGGAATGGAAGGGAAGCAAGGCTTTGGTTCTTGCTGTTCCTTCAGGTGGGGTGCCGGTTGCGGTGAAACTTGCCGAGGCCCTTGATCTTTCTCTTGATGTCGCGGTTGTAAGCAAAATTTTGCTGCCATGGAATACTGAAGCAGGTTTCGGTGCTGTGGCTTTTGACGGCAGCGTATGGATCAATAAGGAGTATGTTGAATATTTTGATCTGGATCAACCGACAATAGAGAAGCAGACACAGGAAGCATTGGAAAAGGTACAGCGCCGGGTCAAACTGTTTCGGGCTGACCGGCCATGGCCTGATCTGGAGAATCAAGCGGTTATCTTGGTGGATGACGGCATAGCCGCTGGTTCCACCCTTCGAGTGGCCCTGATGGCCTTACACCATAGTGGTGTCGGGAAGACAATAGTCACCGTCCCTACCGCTCATCGTGAATCTCTTGTCCGCATAATGGATAGAGTTGAGGCACTCTATTGTGCCAATATACGTGGCGGCCCACAATTTGCGGTGGCAGCTGCCTATCAGCAATGGGACGATGTTGATGAAACTGCTGCCAGCAGGATGCTTAAATTGTTTCGGGATAGTTGTACTCATAGTGGCCCTTTTAATTGCAGCCCCTGA
- a CDS encoding DUF72 domain-containing protein — protein MAKSKIHIGTSGWSYDHWKGPFYPEELPNSQMLGYYSQHLQTVEINNSFYHLPRKSTLKRWRDTVPENFVFTAKASRYITHMKKLKNPEKSLSSFLNHISTLEDKLGPILFQLPPHWHFNAERLENFLRYLSNEFSYAFEFRDKSWLNEHTCELLSRYDVAFCIYELDGFLSAKKITTNFVYVRLHGPGAPYQGSYDSRTLTDWAEAFSSWSAQGHAIYCYFDNDQSGYAAQNAEFLQSMLQGQSGQG, from the coding sequence ATGGCCAAAAGTAAAATTCATATTGGCACTTCCGGTTGGTCCTACGATCACTGGAAAGGCCCCTTCTATCCAGAGGAGCTACCTAATAGTCAAATGTTGGGCTACTATAGCCAGCATCTGCAGACTGTGGAGATCAACAACTCGTTCTATCATCTACCCCGAAAATCAACACTGAAGCGATGGCGAGACACGGTCCCCGAGAACTTCGTGTTCACAGCCAAGGCCAGTCGTTACATCACCCATATGAAAAAGCTGAAGAATCCAGAAAAGAGTCTTTCCTCTTTTCTGAACCACATCAGCACACTGGAGGACAAACTCGGACCTATCCTGTTTCAGCTACCTCCACACTGGCACTTCAATGCGGAACGGCTTGAGAACTTTCTACGCTACCTGAGCAATGAGTTCAGCTACGCCTTCGAGTTCAGAGACAAAAGCTGGCTGAATGAACACACTTGCGAACTGCTTTCACGATACGATGTGGCATTCTGTATCTATGAGCTCGATGGTTTTTTGTCAGCGAAAAAAATCACCACAAATTTCGTCTATGTACGCCTGCACGGCCCGGGTGCCCCTTACCAAGGCAGTTATGATAGCCGTACACTGACAGATTGGGCGGAAGCCTTTTCCTCCTGGTCGGCACAGGGCCACGCAATATATTGTTATTTCGACAATGATCAGTCCGGTTACGCCGCGCAGAATGCCGAATTCCTGCAGTCCATGCTGCAGGGACAGTCCGGACAGGGCTGA
- a CDS encoding desulfoferrodoxin family protein has translation MQFAEIIKTEKDEGKEKHVPHLEIDKGFKEGSDIVRVVVGHETPHPNTAEHHIAWIELYGVLKKNDQVVNIGRAACAPVYSHPNVRFQISEIEEFKSFHALAYCNIHGLWVNSLER, from the coding sequence ATGCAGTTTGCAGAGATTATCAAGACAGAAAAAGACGAGGGAAAAGAAAAGCATGTTCCGCATCTGGAAATCGATAAAGGGTTCAAGGAGGGTAGTGATATCGTCCGGGTGGTAGTGGGCCATGAAACGCCACATCCCAATACTGCTGAACATCATATTGCCTGGATTGAGCTTTATGGGGTTTTAAAGAAAAACGATCAGGTTGTGAATATCGGTCGTGCTGCCTGTGCCCCGGTTTATTCCCATCCAAATGTCCGTTTTCAAATCAGTGAGATTGAAGAGTTTAAGTCTTTCCACGCCCTGGCATATTGCAATATCCATGGCTTATGGGTTAATTCGCTGGAACGGTAA
- a CDS encoding ABC transporter permease, which produces MVAVIIMSQANFSSPWWQLESVSGSSRIMLSGAWRLDNLRDIQAIFKQHPWSPPHESPLVIDGRQLEQIDTSGALLMLQLAGTIPRPSGSADISLVNFHENHYRIIKLVKEHFGDISISPPMAALNPLQEVGRSTIIFMQQMGRLVSFIGQSNVETWRVMRRPRKIRWKELVVQIQRACLEAIPIIMLVTLLIGIVVAYLSATQIKQFGANIFVVDGIGIAMCRELSPMIVAIVVAGRTGSAYTAQIGTMKLNEELDAMVTLGLSPMQVLVLPRLLALIIALPLLVFIGDLVGIFGGMVIAKTYLEITTTTFITRLQEVVSLKTFLVGIAKAPVFAAFIAVIGCRMGLNVENNASSVGMHTTSTVVQSIVSVILLDAVFAIICVQLGI; this is translated from the coding sequence ATGGTAGCAGTAATTATCATGTCACAAGCCAACTTTTCATCACCCTGGTGGCAGCTGGAATCCGTTTCCGGCAGCAGCAGGATTATGCTTTCCGGTGCCTGGCGGCTGGACAATCTCCGTGACATCCAGGCGATATTTAAACAGCATCCCTGGTCACCTCCTCACGAATCCCCCTTAGTCATTGATGGCCGGCAACTGGAGCAAATCGATACTTCCGGCGCCCTGCTCATGTTGCAGCTGGCCGGCACCATACCAAGACCATCCGGGTCGGCAGACATTTCCCTGGTCAATTTCCACGAAAACCATTATCGTATTATCAAGCTGGTCAAGGAACATTTTGGCGATATCTCTATCTCTCCACCAATGGCGGCATTAAACCCGCTGCAGGAGGTTGGACGTTCAACCATAATATTTATGCAGCAGATGGGCAGGCTGGTCAGTTTTATCGGCCAGAGCAATGTGGAAACATGGCGGGTAATGCGCCGTCCCCGAAAAATACGCTGGAAGGAACTGGTGGTTCAGATACAGCGAGCCTGTCTTGAGGCCATTCCGATCATCATGCTGGTCACTTTACTGATCGGCATCGTGGTTGCCTACCTTTCCGCCACCCAGATCAAACAATTCGGGGCCAATATCTTTGTGGTCGACGGCATCGGTATTGCCATGTGCCGCGAACTTTCCCCGATGATTGTCGCCATCGTCGTCGCCGGCCGTACCGGTTCAGCCTATACGGCCCAGATCGGCACCATGAAGCTCAATGAAGAGCTGGATGCCATGGTTACCTTGGGACTGTCGCCGATGCAGGTACTGGTATTGCCGCGTCTGCTGGCGCTGATCATCGCCCTTCCCCTGCTGGTTTTTATCGGTGATCTGGTGGGAATTTTCGGAGGGATGGTGATTGCCAAAACCTACCTGGAAATTACGACTACAACTTTTATTACCCGACTGCAGGAGGTGGTTTCCCTGAAAACTTTTCTGGTTGGCATCGCCAAGGCCCCGGTATTTGCCGCCTTCATTGCCGTTATCGGCTGCCGGATGGGCCTCAACGTGGAAAACAATGCCAGCAGTGTCGGTATGCACACTACTTCAACTGTCGTCCAAAGTATTGTCTCAGTAATCCTGCTGGATGCCGTTTTTGCCATCATCTGCGTGCAGCTGGGCATTTAA
- a CDS encoding ATP-binding cassette domain-containing protein encodes MMAATPVNKTPIIAVSGLQTRFGRQVVHRDISFGVNPGSIVSVIGESGSGKSVLLKEIIGLLEPSAGSISLFGTDIRHCSEEKLAAIRNRYGVLFQNGALFSALTVGENIAIPLKEQSNVPDDLMMPLVNLRLSLTGLSPEIRHKMPSELSGGMRKRVALARALALEPEILFLDEPTSGLDPINARGFDQLVRTLCDTLGLTIFMVTHDLDTITGITDRLLVIGKGVILADGNLAEVKKHDDPWIKSYFSSRNFS; translated from the coding sequence ATGATGGCCGCCACACCCGTAAATAAAACGCCGATTATCGCTGTCAGCGGCCTGCAAACCAGGTTTGGCCGCCAGGTTGTTCACCGTGACATCAGCTTTGGCGTCAATCCCGGATCTATTGTGTCGGTCATTGGTGAAAGCGGTTCCGGGAAATCGGTTCTGCTGAAAGAAATCATCGGCCTGCTGGAACCCAGCGCCGGATCCATTTCTCTCTTCGGTACAGACATCCGACATTGTTCCGAAGAGAAGTTGGCTGCCATCCGCAACCGTTATGGGGTTCTGTTCCAGAACGGCGCCCTTTTTTCCGCCCTGACCGTCGGAGAAAATATTGCCATACCCCTGAAGGAACAAAGCAATGTCCCGGATGATCTGATGATGCCGCTGGTAAATTTACGCCTTTCCCTGACCGGGCTGTCGCCGGAAATCCGTCATAAAATGCCCAGCGAGCTCTCCGGAGGCATGCGAAAAAGGGTCGCCCTGGCCCGGGCGCTGGCCCTGGAACCGGAAATTTTGTTTCTGGATGAACCGACATCCGGGCTTGATCCAATCAATGCCCGGGGTTTTGATCAACTGGTTCGCACCTTATGTGATACTCTTGGATTAACTATCTTTATGGTTACCCATGATCTCGACACCATCACCGGCATCACCGATCGCCTCCTGGTTATCGGCAAAGGAGTGATACTGGCAGATGGGAACCTGGCT